From Rutidosis leptorrhynchoides isolate AG116_Rl617_1_P2 chromosome 3, CSIRO_AGI_Rlap_v1, whole genome shotgun sequence, a single genomic window includes:
- the LOC139900691 gene encoding uncharacterized protein codes for MTAQVMHCYVHLVNDNKRFYISVVYANNYYIHRRDLWRDLCMHNLFVGNHSWVAMGDFNTALDLDDSTAGGSTVTLAMREFRDCVEQINMSDVNHSGFRYTWNQRPKSFDGIIKKIDRVMANDIFIQEFMITFAIFKPYGVSYHCPAILRIPMNHVSKPKSFKFGNFIVYKEGFYDIVYKVWYRALVGHRMYQVVRKLRDLKKPLRKLMRVQGNLHEKVTKLKEELNEAQLNLDRNPHSTHAREAQSKLLSAYTEAVLDEERYLKQKAKIECLRVGDNNSSIDITHLFVNHYTNFLGSSTCVSYVSDPHDLFTKKLSIEQASDMIRSVSSEEVKHAIFEMGNNKSPSPDGYTVEFFKSAWHIVGEEITEAVREFFDNGQLLKEINHTIIALVPKVQSPSKVTDYRPIVCCNVIYKCISKIITNRIKGCLDDIVSLNQSAFIPGRCISDNILLTQELMKNYHLHNGGPWCAFKVDIQKAYDTVNWDFLQFILIQFGFHSVMVKWIMKCVNTVSYSININGELHGFFNGKKALRQGDPISSYMFTLVMEVLYLLLARYAKEAEGFRYHPKCELQEIINICFTDDLVIFSYANVDSVSVIAKALNEFKTCSGLVPSLPKSTAYFANVTQAMRMLVDRVKNEIRNWKNKFLSFVGRVQLINSVLSSMQIYWQSIFILPSAITLEGPLSQFISHCMISQAGFNAADSDRDVCDMVKTHMDFPNFSDGLKDFTLILSPFAARNVARILVVKLLFAASVYFVWKERNNMLFKKKKRSYKQVYDIVYATVRLKLMSLRWRNSSQVLHLKSNWKIF; via the exons ATGACTGCACAAGTCATGCATTGCTATGTTCATTTGGTTAATGATAACAAGCGGTTCTATATATCGGTTGTTTATGCTAATAATTACTATATCCACCGCCGGGATCTATGGAGAGATCTTTGTATGCATAATCTTTTTGTTGGGAATCATTCATGGGTTGCTATGGGCGACTTTAACACTGCTCTAGATCTTGATGATTCTACAGCGGGTGGATCTACGGTTACTTTAGCTATGCGTGAATTTCGTGATTGTGTTGAGCAAATAAATATGTCTGATGTTAATCACTCTGGATTTCGCTACACATGGAATCAACGGCCGAAGTCTTTCGATGGTATTATTAAGAAAATTGATAGAGTCATGGCTAATGATATTTTTATACAGGAATTTATGATAACGTTTGCTATCTTTAAGCCGTATGGTGTTTCATATCATTGTCCTGCGATCTTGCGTATTCCTATGAATCATGTCTCGAAGCCAAAGTCTTTTAAATTTGGTAACTTTATTGTGTACAAGGAGGGTTTTTATGACATTGTTTATAAGGTTTGGTATCGGGCTCTTGTTGGACATCGTATGTATCAGGTGGTCCGTAAATTAAGGGACTTAAAGAAGCCTTTACGAAAACTTATGAGAGTTCAAGGTAATCTTCATGAAAAAGTTACAAAATTAAAGGAGGAGCTGAATGAAGCACAATTGAATCTTGATAGGAATCCACATTCCACCCATGCAAGGGAAGCTCAAAGCAAACTTCTTAGTGCTTATACAGAAGCGGTATTGGATGAAGAGCGATATTTAAAGCAAAAGGCTAAGATAGAGTGTTTAAGGGTTGGAGACAATAATTCAA GCATTGATATTACTCATCTTTTTGTTAATCACTATACTAATTTCCTTGGTTCTAGTACATGTGTTTCTTATGTTTCTGATCCTCATGATTTGTTTACGAAGAAGTTATCAATTGAGCAGGCTTCGGATATGATTAGGAGTGTTTCAAGTGAAGAAGTGAAACATGCTATATTTGAGATGGGGAACAACAAGTCTCCGAGTCCGGATGGGTATACTGTTGAGTTTTTTAAATCAGCTTGGCACATTGTTGGTGAGGAGATTACGGAAGCTGTTAGGGAGTTCTTTGATAATGGCCAACTGTTAAAGGAAATTAATCACACTATCATTGCTCTCGTTCCAAAGGTTCAATCACCATCAAAGGTCACTGATTACCGTCCAATTGTGTGTTGCAACGTTATTTATAAATGTATTAGTAAGATTATTACTAATCGCATTAAAGGTTGTCTAGATGACATTGTTAGCCTTAATCAGTCAGCGTTCATTCCTGGGCGTTGCATATCGGATAATATACTCCTAACGCAAGAGCTTATGAAGAATTATCATTTACATAATGGTGGTCCCTGGTGTGCATTCAAAGTTGATATTCAAAAAGCCTATGATACTGTTAATTGGGATTTTTTGCAGTTTATCTTGATTCAGTTTGGTTTTCATAGTGTGATGGTGAAATGGATTATGAAATGTGTTAATACTGTCTCCTACTCAATTAACATTAATGGAGAGCTTCATGGGTTTTTTAATGGTAAAAAAGCCTTGAGACAAGGTGATCCCATATCCTCTTATATGTTTACACTTGTGATGGAAGTGTTGTATTTATTACTTGCTCGATATGCTAAAGAAGCTGAGGGATTTCGTTACCATCCTAAATGTGAGCTCCAGGAGATTATTAACATTTGTTTTACAGATGATTTGGTGATTTTTTCATATGCAAATGTTGATTCTGTATCTGTCATTGCCAAGGCCTTGAATGAGTTTAAAACCTGTTCTGGTTTAGTGCCAAGCCTGCCGAAAAGTACAGCGTATTTTGCCAATGTCACGCAGGCTATGAGAA TGTTGGTGGACCGTGTCAAAAATGAAATAAGGAATTGGAAGAACAAATTCCTATCATTTGTCGGGCGAGTTCAACTTATAAATTCGGTCCTATCCTCGATGCAGATTTACTGGCAGTCGATATTTATTCTTCCTAGTGCTATCACGTTAGAG GGACCTTTATCTCAGTTTATTTCGCACTGTATGATCTCGCAAGCTGGTTTCAATGCTGCTGACTCAGATCGGGAT GTGTGTGATATGGTGAAAACTCATATGGATTTTCCTAACTTCAGTGATggattgaaagactttactttgatTTTGAGTCCATTTGCGGCTAGAAACGTGGCTCGTATTCTAGTGGTAAAATTATTATTTGCGGCCTCAGTTTACTTTGTTTGGAAAGAACGAAACAACATGTTGTTTAAGAAGAAGAAGAGGTCATACAAGCAGGTGTATGATATTGTTTACGCCACGGTCAGATTGAAACTCATGAGTTTAAGGTGGAGAAATTCTTCCCAGGTCCTCCATCTTAAGTCGAACTGGAAGATTTTCTGA